Below is a window of Myxococcota bacterium DNA.
ACGGCGACAGGCTACCAGAACCGCCACCAAGGCTTGCGTAGGTCGTGGAACGCTCTAGGACAGAATGATTCGGGTGGCTCCTCGTCGTGCTTGAATGCAGTGACGGCCTTGGCCATCTCTAGCGGTACTTCGAAGATGAAGTCCACCTCGGCCGCATGTGATTGTTCGTGATCCTGTTCTCGAATGTGCGATCGCTCGATTTCCTGATAGAAGGCGGGGAGCTCCCCAAGCGCTTCGAGGTGGTAGAGATCTAGTTCGCTCTGGTGCTTGACGGACCAGGTCAACTTTCCTTCGTTCCAGTAGTAAGCCTCGGTCGCCATGACGTGCTCTTCGATCGAACAAGCTACCACCGGATACGAGGCCGACAGCGACCGGAGGATCTGCGGCTCAACGAGGCGGCTGCACGAGCGGCCGGCGATGACCAGATACCAACCGTCTCGCCAGATGCCGCCGCAGAGCGGGCTCTCCCAACGCGGGTCAGCGACCTCTGTGGGCTCCATGGGGACGGCCGCGCACAGCTCGTCTAGGTCCAGGGTCTTGGCGGCAAACCACGACAAGGAGTAGCCCACGATCGTCGCGCAACTCCCGAACGGTCTGGCGCCGTCTAACAGGTAATCAACGCAGTCGCGGCGTCGGTCAGGCCATCACCCGGAACTCAGGCGAAGCGTCTGCAAGCCACCGCGGCTGCTACCGAAACCTACCATCACGCCGTCATATTGCGATACGGGGGCTTCGGCGTGTCCTGGATATGGGTGATATGGCAGCGTGGGTTACGCTGAGGTCCTCCCGGTCCCGGGGAGTCTCGCCTTGGCGAATCCGCCTCCTCGGCTTCTCGACCAGGTGCGTCGCGAGCTTCGGGTCAGACACTACTCGCCGCGGACCGAGTCCGCCTACGTCCATTGGATCGTTCGGTACATCCGCTTCCACGGTGTTCGGCATCCGAACGAGATGGGCGTGGCCGAGGTGTCCGCGTTCCTGAGCCACCTGGCCGTGGAGGCGAACGTGGCGCCGTCGACGCAGAACCAGGCGCTGAACGGGCTCGTCTTCCTGTACGGGCCCGTCCTCGGCCGACCGCTCGGGGAGCTCGCCGGTGTGGTCCGCGCACGCAAGGCCCGAAAGCTCCCCGTGGTGCTCAGTCGCGAGGAGGTGGAACGCCTGCTGATGCGTTTGGAGGGAAGCCCGCGCCTGGTGGCTTCCCTTCTCTATGGATCCGGTCTGCGACTCCGCGAGGCGCTTCAACTGCGCGTGAAGGATCTCGACTTTGCACGCGGCGAGCTGACGATTCGCGAAGCCAAGGGCGGCCGCGACCGCGTGAGCGTCCTCCCGGAGACGCTACACGAGCCGCTGAAGGCACAGATTCGCAGGGTGCGCGAACAGCATGCGCTGGACCTGTCGGCCAACCGGGGCTGGGTCCCGATGCCGGGTGCCCTGGTGCGGAAGTACCCGAACGCGCCTCTCCAACTGCGATGGCAGTTCTTGTTCCCCTCCGCCCGCACCGCCCTCGATCGGCGCACGGGCCGCATCGGCCGCTGGCATTTGGCGGAGAGTTCGGTGCAGAGGCGGGTGAAGACGGGGGGGGAGGAGGCCGGGATCGCCAAGCGGGCGACCTGTCACTCGCTGCGCCACAGCTTTGCGACGCACTTGCTCGAGCGGGGTCAGGACATCCGAACCGTCCAGGAGCTTTTGGGCCACCGCAGCGTGACCACGACGATGATCTATACGCACGTACTCAATCGCGGTGGCCTCGGCGTGCGTAGCCCACTCGACGCGCAATAGCGCACGTCGCGAGGGGCTCACTTCGAGCACGGGAGGCGCAGCCGACCGCGCGACCTACGGAGCACTCCCGGTGGTCGAGCCCACGCGGAGCGTGGGCGATGGCACGCCGGGAGGGATTCGAACCCCCGACCCTCAGGTTCGAAGAATCACCGGAGGATGAGGAAGATCAATGAGTTACGCCGTCGGGCCGGCACAGAGCGGCACACGGCGGCACGGAGCGGCAGGAATCGCGGCCCCACGGCCCTATGCGGCCCCTTTTTCCCCGAGACGTCTGATGAACCGGCTCCCTTCGCACAGGCGTTCCATCGACGATCACTTCGACGATGTCCTGAAGCCGCCGGATATCGTCAGTGGGGTCGCCTCGAACGAGCAGCAGGTCGGCTTGGAGACCGACCCGGACGGCACCGAAATCGATTGGCGCCCCGTCGGCGATCCACCGCGCGCTGTCGAGGGTGGCCGATCGAATCGCTTCGGCTGGGGTCATCCCGGCGTCGACGAAATGCGCCAGCTCACGATGGAGCGCCGCGCCCGGAAACACGCCGGCACCTTGAGGGTCGGTGCCGGCGAGGATGGTCACCCCGGCCCGATGAAGCTTCATCATGTTGCGCTGGCCGATTCCGAGCACGTCGAGATCCCCTTCCCGGGGACCGCCGATCGATCGGAACTCCCGGAGGGCATCGACGAACTCTGCCGGCGGCGGATAGAACGACTCGATGACGGCGCGCGGAACCGTTTCGATCTCCATCGGGATCGGATCGATCGGTCGGCTCACCACGCTGACGACCCTATGCATCACTTCGATCGTGACGACCATCGGGATTTCGAACGCGGCCAGGCGCTGGACGTCAGCGTCCGATAGCGGCTCCCGGGAAACGCCATGAACCCAGAGGTCGGTCCCGGCCTCGCCAGCATCGAGCGCGTCCTGCAGGCTGCCGATATGGGACACCCAACGAAGGCCGAGCTCGTTCGTCCGCTCGTCGATCGCCGCCATCGTCTCGAGCGAGATTCGGGGCGCGCGCGGCGGAATTCGATCGACGGCGACCTTGATCGCGTCGACGCCAGCGGAATGGAGATCATCGATCGCGGATCTCGCTTCGGACCGCGTCTGGACCTCGTGCGCGATGCCTGAAGTCAGCAGCCACGAGATCCACCAGGGTGCGAACAGCTCGCGGACCGCGACCGGATGGCCACCGGGGCAGGTCACCATCTGTCCGGTCGTCAAGATGGCGGGGCCGACGAGTTCGCCGCGCCGGACGGCCTCGCGGCGTGCGACCGCCGCCTTGGTGTCGACGTCGGCGGGATCGAACACGGTCGTGACGCCCGCGTAGAGATAGCTCTGCATGTTGGCGAGCGGATCCGCGCCCTCGAGTTCCCAGAACGGCGACCGCGAGAGACTCACGTGGCCGTGCATGTCGATGAGGCCGGGTAGAAGGGTCGCCCCGCTTCCGTCGATCACGAGGAGACCGTCCGAAGGTATCGTGCCCCCCTTCTCGATGGCCGCGATTCGGCCCCGCCGGACGACCACGTCGAGCGAGGTTTCGACAACGCCGCGCTCGACCTCGAGGACATCGACGTCTCGAATCAGGAGCTCGTTCACGGGCCGCGCGGGGTAGCTCACGGACGCTGTCTCCACGTTCGTGGCGCAGGAGAGCAGCGAAGCGGCCAGGGCGAGAATCTGGAACGCAAGGACCGGTGAAATCGGTCGCATGTTCTGGTCCTCGGTCGATGGAGAGGGATTTTTGATTGACAGATCGTCATTTTAATATTGTTTTACATTTCGTCAATAAAAATTGCAGTGCGACCCGCCGATTCGTCGCTGACCGCCCGAGAACCCCTCTGGATGGAACCGCTCGGGCGCGATGGATCCGCCCGCCCCTTCGCCTCCCTGGTGGGATCACGCGCCACCGCATATGCCCTTCGCGATCCCGGGCGAACGCCGTTCGTCGACAAGCGTGAGGTTTCGAGACAGCCCCCGCGCAGCCGACTACGCTGCTGTCGATAGTGACCTCGACGGCCACGGCCTCGAGCGGATCAACGGAGATTGCGCGGCATGGGACGCCCGAGCCTCGC
It encodes the following:
- a CDS encoding integron integrase; the protein is MANPPPRLLDQVRRELRVRHYSPRTESAYVHWIVRYIRFHGVRHPNEMGVAEVSAFLSHLAVEANVAPSTQNQALNGLVFLYGPVLGRPLGELAGVVRARKARKLPVVLSREEVERLLMRLEGSPRLVASLLYGSGLRLREALQLRVKDLDFARGELTIREAKGGRDRVSVLPETLHEPLKAQIRRVREQHALDLSANRGWVPMPGALVRKYPNAPLQLRWQFLFPSARTALDRRTGRIGRWHLAESSVQRRVKTGGEEAGIAKRATCHSLRHSFATHLLERGQDIRTVQELLGHRSVTTTMIYTHVLNRGGLGVRSPLDAQ
- a CDS encoding amidohydrolase family protein produces the protein MRPISPVLAFQILALAASLLSCATNVETASVSYPARPVNELLIRDVDVLEVERGVVETSLDVVVRRGRIAAIEKGGTIPSDGLLVIDGSGATLLPGLIDMHGHVSLSRSPFWELEGADPLANMQSYLYAGVTTVFDPADVDTKAAVARREAVRRGELVGPAILTTGQMVTCPGGHPVAVRELFAPWWISWLLTSGIAHEVQTRSEARSAIDDLHSAGVDAIKVAVDRIPPRAPRISLETMAAIDERTNELGLRWVSHIGSLQDALDAGEAGTDLWVHGVSREPLSDADVQRLAAFEIPMVVTIEVMHRVVSVVSRPIDPIPMEIETVPRAVIESFYPPPAEFVDALREFRSIGGPREGDLDVLGIGQRNMMKLHRAGVTILAGTDPQGAGVFPGAALHRELAHFVDAGMTPAEAIRSATLDSARWIADGAPIDFGAVRVGLQADLLLVRGDPTDDIRRLQDIVEVIVDGTPVRREPVHQTSRGKRGRIGPWGRDSCRSVPPCAALCRPDGVTH